A window from Balaenoptera musculus isolate JJ_BM4_2016_0621 chromosome 8, mBalMus1.pri.v3, whole genome shotgun sequence encodes these proteins:
- the CHEK1 gene encoding serine/threonine-protein kinase Chk1 isoform X1 — translation MAVPFVEDWDLVQTLGEGAYGEVQLAVNRRTEEAVAVKIVDMKRAIDCPENIKKEICINKMLNHENVVKFYGHRREGNIQYLFLEYCSGGELFDRIEPDIGMPEQDAQRFFHQLMAGVVYLHGIGITHRDIKPENLLLDERDNLKISDFGLATVFRHNNRERLLNKMCGTLPYVAPELLKRKEFHAEPVDVWSCGIVLTAMLAGELPWDQPSDSCQEYCDWKEKKTYLNPWKKIDSAPLALLHKILVENPSVRITIPDIKKDRWYNKPLKKGAKRPRVTSGGVSESPGGFSKHIQSNLDFSPVNSASSEENVKYSSSQPEPRTGLSLWDTSPSYIDKLVQGISFSQPTCPDHMLLNSQLLGTPGSSQNPWQRLVKRMTRFFTKLDADKSYQCLKETCEKLGYQWKKSCMNQVTVSTTDRRNNKLIFKVNLVEMDEKILVDFRLSKGDGLEFKRHFLKIKGKLSDVVSSQKVWLPAT, via the exons ATGGCAGTGCCCTTTGTGGAAGACTGGGACTTGGTGCAAACCCTGGGAGAAGGTGCCTATGGAGA agttcAACTTGCTGTGAATAGAAGAACTGAAGAAGCAGTTGCAGTGAAGATTGTGGACATGAAGCGTGCCATAGACTGtccagaaaatattaagaaagagaTTTGtatcaataaaatgttaaatcatGAGAATGTAGTGAAATTCTATGGTCACAGGAGAGAAGGCAATATCCAGTATCTATTTCTGGAGTACTGTAGTGGGGGAGAACTTTTTGATAGAATAG AGCCAGACATAGGCATGCCTGAACAAGATGCTCAGAGGTTCTTCCATCAACTCATGGCAGGGGTG GTTTATCTGCATGGTATTGGAATAACTCACAGGGATATTAAGCCAGAAAATCTCCTATTGGATGAAAGGG ATAACCTCAAAATCTCTGACTTTGGCTTGGCAACAGTGTTTCGGCATAATAATCGTGAGCGTTTATTGAACAAGATGTGTGGTACTTTACCGTATGTTGCTCCAGAActtctaaagagaaaagaatttcatGCAGAACCAGTTGATGTTTGGTCCTGTGGAATAGTACTTACTGCAATGTTGGCTGGAG aattgccATGGGACCAACCTAGTGATAGTTGTCAGGAATATTgtgattggaaagaaaaaaaaacatacctCAACCCTTGGAAAAAAATCGATTCTGCTCCTCTAG cTCTGCTGCATAAAATCCTAGTTGAGAATCCATCAGTAAGGATTACCATCCCAGACATCAAAAAAGATAGATGGTACAACAAACCACTCAAGAAAG gggCAAAGAGGCCCCGAGTCACTTCAGGTGGTGTATCAGAGTCTCCTGGCGGATTCTCTAAGCATATTCAATCGAATTTGGACTTCTCTCCAGTAAACAGTGCTTCTAG TGAAGAAAATGTGAAGTACTCCAGTTCTCAGCCAGAACCACGGACAGGTCTTTCCTTATGGGACACCAGCCCTTCATACATTGATAAACTGGTACAAGGGATCAGTTTTTCCCAGCCCACATGTCCTGATCATATGCTTCTGAATAGTCAGTTGCTTGGCACCCCGGGATCCTCACAG AACCCCTGGCAGCGCTTGGTCAAAAGAATGACACGATTTTTTACCAAATTGGATGCCGACAAATCTTATCAATGCCTGAAAGAGACTTGTGAGAAATTGGGCTATCAGTGGAAGAAAAGTTGTATGAATCAG GTCACTGTATCAACAACTGATAGAAGAAACAATAAACTCATTTTCAAAGTGAATTTGGTAGAAATGGATGAGAAGATCTTGGTCGACTTCCGGCTTTCTAAG GGTGATGGATTGGAATTCAAGAGACACTTCCTGAAGATTAAAGGGAAGCTGAGTGATGTTGTGAGCAGCCAGAAGGTTTGGCTTCCTGCTACATGA
- the CHEK1 gene encoding serine/threonine-protein kinase Chk1 isoform X2 encodes MKRAIDCPENIKKEICINKMLNHENVVKFYGHRREGNIQYLFLEYCSGGELFDRIEPDIGMPEQDAQRFFHQLMAGVVYLHGIGITHRDIKPENLLLDERDNLKISDFGLATVFRHNNRERLLNKMCGTLPYVAPELLKRKEFHAEPVDVWSCGIVLTAMLAGELPWDQPSDSCQEYCDWKEKKTYLNPWKKIDSAPLALLHKILVENPSVRITIPDIKKDRWYNKPLKKGAKRPRVTSGGVSESPGGFSKHIQSNLDFSPVNSASSEENVKYSSSQPEPRTGLSLWDTSPSYIDKLVQGISFSQPTCPDHMLLNSQLLGTPGSSQNPWQRLVKRMTRFFTKLDADKSYQCLKETCEKLGYQWKKSCMNQVTVSTTDRRNNKLIFKVNLVEMDEKILVDFRLSKGDGLEFKRHFLKIKGKLSDVVSSQKVWLPAT; translated from the exons ATGAAGCGTGCCATAGACTGtccagaaaatattaagaaagagaTTTGtatcaataaaatgttaaatcatGAGAATGTAGTGAAATTCTATGGTCACAGGAGAGAAGGCAATATCCAGTATCTATTTCTGGAGTACTGTAGTGGGGGAGAACTTTTTGATAGAATAG AGCCAGACATAGGCATGCCTGAACAAGATGCTCAGAGGTTCTTCCATCAACTCATGGCAGGGGTG GTTTATCTGCATGGTATTGGAATAACTCACAGGGATATTAAGCCAGAAAATCTCCTATTGGATGAAAGGG ATAACCTCAAAATCTCTGACTTTGGCTTGGCAACAGTGTTTCGGCATAATAATCGTGAGCGTTTATTGAACAAGATGTGTGGTACTTTACCGTATGTTGCTCCAGAActtctaaagagaaaagaatttcatGCAGAACCAGTTGATGTTTGGTCCTGTGGAATAGTACTTACTGCAATGTTGGCTGGAG aattgccATGGGACCAACCTAGTGATAGTTGTCAGGAATATTgtgattggaaagaaaaaaaaacatacctCAACCCTTGGAAAAAAATCGATTCTGCTCCTCTAG cTCTGCTGCATAAAATCCTAGTTGAGAATCCATCAGTAAGGATTACCATCCCAGACATCAAAAAAGATAGATGGTACAACAAACCACTCAAGAAAG gggCAAAGAGGCCCCGAGTCACTTCAGGTGGTGTATCAGAGTCTCCTGGCGGATTCTCTAAGCATATTCAATCGAATTTGGACTTCTCTCCAGTAAACAGTGCTTCTAG TGAAGAAAATGTGAAGTACTCCAGTTCTCAGCCAGAACCACGGACAGGTCTTTCCTTATGGGACACCAGCCCTTCATACATTGATAAACTGGTACAAGGGATCAGTTTTTCCCAGCCCACATGTCCTGATCATATGCTTCTGAATAGTCAGTTGCTTGGCACCCCGGGATCCTCACAG AACCCCTGGCAGCGCTTGGTCAAAAGAATGACACGATTTTTTACCAAATTGGATGCCGACAAATCTTATCAATGCCTGAAAGAGACTTGTGAGAAATTGGGCTATCAGTGGAAGAAAAGTTGTATGAATCAG GTCACTGTATCAACAACTGATAGAAGAAACAATAAACTCATTTTCAAAGTGAATTTGGTAGAAATGGATGAGAAGATCTTGGTCGACTTCCGGCTTTCTAAG GGTGATGGATTGGAATTCAAGAGACACTTCCTGAAGATTAAAGGGAAGCTGAGTGATGTTGTGAGCAGCCAGAAGGTTTGGCTTCCTGCTACATGA